The Acidimicrobiia bacterium sequence ATCGACGAACGCGGCAACGTCGTCTTCCTCGGACCGCCCGGCACCGGCAAGACCCATCTCGCGATCGGCGTCTCGATCCGTGCCTGCCAAGCCGGTCACCGCGTCGCGTTCGCCACCGCCGCGGAATGGGTCGCCCGTCTCGGCGACGCGCACGCCCAAGGACACCTCCACGACGAGCTCCGCCGGCTCGGACGCATCCCGCTGCTCGTCATCGACGAAGTCGGCTACATCCCCTTCGAAGCCGAAGCCGCGAACCTGTTCTTCCAGCTCGTCTCCGCCCGCTACGAACGCGCGTCGGTGATCGTCACCAGCAACAAGCCGTTCGGCCGCTGGGGTGAAACCTTCGGCGACGCGACCGTCGCCGCCGCCATGATCGACCGGCTCGTCCACCACGCCGAAGTCATCTCGCTCAAAGGCGACAGCTACCGCCTCAAGGACC is a genomic window containing:
- the istB gene encoding IS21-like element helper ATPase IstB, with product MAGRVTKSKSDLAFLCRALKAPSLAAAIDRLADRARADGWTHEEFLAACLEREVAARQDHGGEGRIRAARFPARKTLEDFDFDHQRSLKRDVIAHLGTLDFIDERGNVVFLGPPGTGKTHLAIGVSIRACQAGHRVAFATAAEWVARLGDAHAQGHLHDELRRLGRIPLLVIDEVGYIPFEAEAANLFFQLVSARYERASVIVTSNKPFGRWGETFGDATVAAAMIDRLVHHAEVISLKGDSYRLKDRDLGRVPHDDAA